From Phyllopteryx taeniolatus isolate TA_2022b chromosome 18, UOR_Ptae_1.2, whole genome shotgun sequence, the proteins below share one genomic window:
- the zfp36l1b gene encoding mRNA decay activator protein ZFP36L1b isoform X1 yields the protein MTAACICPFFDKNKMLNYSQACAGASSQVNSSRYKTELCRPFEENGSCKYADKCQFAHGMHELRSLTRHPKYKTELCRTFHTIGFCPYGPRCHFIHNPEERRGPPPLSAFNKMGCSRLQHSLSFAGFPSPGGSQDSPTLVTPPPNRSTEDLTEWSGNPFSYSSQEIASLFGPSLGPPPVCEPQPPAPLSPTIPCFFHPASDGPPSPLNSLSDQEGYQSSLGSQSGSESPLLDASRRLPIFSRLSVSDE from the coding sequence AACAAGATGTTGAACTATAGCCAAGCGTGCGCCGGCGCCAGCAGCCAAGTCAATTCGAGCCGCTACAAGACCGAGCTGTGCCGGCCTTTCGAGGAGAACGGATCTTGCAAGTACGCTGACAAGTGCCAGTTTGCCCACGGCATGCACGAGCTGCGCAGCCTTACCCGTCACCCCAAGTACAAGACTGAGCTGTGTCGCACCTTTCACACCATTGGATTCTGCCCGTATGGCCCCCGTTGCCACTTCATCCACAACCCTGAGGAGCGCCGCGGTCCCCCGCCCCTTTCCGCCTTCAACAAGATGGGGTGCTCTCGCCTACAGCACAGTTTGAGCTTTGCGGGCTTCCCCAGCCCCGGCGGCTCACAAGACAGCCCCACCTTGGTCACCCCGCCTCCCAATCGCTCCACTGAAGACCTGACCGAGTGGTCCGGCAATCCCTTCAGCTACTCTAGCCAGGAGATTGCCAGCCTGTTTGGCCCCAGTTTGGGGCCCCCACCTGTTTGTGAGCCCCAGCCTCCGGCCCCACTTTCCCCCACAATCCCCTGCTTTTTTCACCCAGCCTCAGATGGCCCCCCGAGTCCCCTCAACTCTTTATCTGACCAGGAGGGTTACCAGAGCAGTCTGGGCAGTCAGAGTGGCTCGGAGTCCCCCCTCCTGGATGCATCCCGCCGCCTACCCATCTTCAGCAGGCTCTCTGTTTCTGATGAGTAA
- the zfp36l1b gene encoding mRNA decay activator protein ZFP36L1b isoform X2, with translation MLNYSQACAGASSQVNSSRYKTELCRPFEENGSCKYADKCQFAHGMHELRSLTRHPKYKTELCRTFHTIGFCPYGPRCHFIHNPEERRGPPPLSAFNKMGCSRLQHSLSFAGFPSPGGSQDSPTLVTPPPNRSTEDLTEWSGNPFSYSSQEIASLFGPSLGPPPVCEPQPPAPLSPTIPCFFHPASDGPPSPLNSLSDQEGYQSSLGSQSGSESPLLDASRRLPIFSRLSVSDE, from the coding sequence ATGTTGAACTATAGCCAAGCGTGCGCCGGCGCCAGCAGCCAAGTCAATTCGAGCCGCTACAAGACCGAGCTGTGCCGGCCTTTCGAGGAGAACGGATCTTGCAAGTACGCTGACAAGTGCCAGTTTGCCCACGGCATGCACGAGCTGCGCAGCCTTACCCGTCACCCCAAGTACAAGACTGAGCTGTGTCGCACCTTTCACACCATTGGATTCTGCCCGTATGGCCCCCGTTGCCACTTCATCCACAACCCTGAGGAGCGCCGCGGTCCCCCGCCCCTTTCCGCCTTCAACAAGATGGGGTGCTCTCGCCTACAGCACAGTTTGAGCTTTGCGGGCTTCCCCAGCCCCGGCGGCTCACAAGACAGCCCCACCTTGGTCACCCCGCCTCCCAATCGCTCCACTGAAGACCTGACCGAGTGGTCCGGCAATCCCTTCAGCTACTCTAGCCAGGAGATTGCCAGCCTGTTTGGCCCCAGTTTGGGGCCCCCACCTGTTTGTGAGCCCCAGCCTCCGGCCCCACTTTCCCCCACAATCCCCTGCTTTTTTCACCCAGCCTCAGATGGCCCCCCGAGTCCCCTCAACTCTTTATCTGACCAGGAGGGTTACCAGAGCAGTCTGGGCAGTCAGAGTGGCTCGGAGTCCCCCCTCCTGGATGCATCCCGCCGCCTACCCATCTTCAGCAGGCTCTCTGTTTCTGATGAGTAA